Proteins encoded in a region of the Bacteroidota bacterium genome:
- a CDS encoding T9SS type A sorting domain-containing protein encodes MTTVRSVCACVLMFPAIVSLKAGEQLKTLYSFGVIVQHGQPVYPLPSIVALGLYDPDPLLDLAYYSDGKVQVWRNMGNGTYGSVPVYEQPIRGEVAKLEFKKSNMFNGMIYDHTSWGDLYVTADGREEKIGHEQMQRAGFASLPQTATGVPLLSFHEVWRSQEQHQPVTALLIDDIDNDGKMELVYFYKVLRTMGDTSRVVVYEHVGNNQYVVDWDTVLRNGGGWPYCISDLDKNGKKEIAIISTTTPGIAFLECDGPGQYRMCESNIIFSSPGYIFKAMESDVNHNGRKEFCVQHSNPQAPSWIEKTLIYVAEFSVRGIDGSFSFSTQELARYYPYTFDFAVGQIDGGGTDEIVPAGGSYGFHEPVPVDYLWRSPSGQWLTRKIHTGLESGTGAVMFVNTGSGMPKFFSGAPGPIGHGSVFLLDYVADTTWRVVFADSSLRNSPLWVNSGILDGQFVVAGANTYDVTPLDTTWSDLHVYLPAGQKMGTWRLDSAYLNNFYFLDIDQDQRTDLIFAWTSFLPPIMFRHCVRNYESDFVTSTERGQDTRPLIFRLEQNYPNPFNPVTTIAYTIATKCLVQLEIVNLLGQHVTTLVNEEKPGGKYTVQWSAAGVPSGVYLYTLRTSTVQLTRKMLLIK; translated from the coding sequence ATGACAACGGTCAGATCGGTCTGCGCTTGTGTATTGATGTTTCCGGCCATTGTGTCGTTAAAGGCCGGCGAACAGTTGAAAACTCTGTACTCCTTCGGCGTGATTGTACAGCACGGCCAACCCGTCTATCCGCTCCCGTCCATTGTTGCCCTCGGTCTCTACGACCCCGACCCGTTGCTTGATCTCGCATACTATTCGGACGGCAAGGTACAAGTCTGGCGCAACATGGGCAACGGGACATACGGAAGTGTGCCGGTGTACGAGCAGCCGATACGCGGTGAAGTTGCGAAGCTGGAGTTTAAGAAGAGCAACATGTTCAATGGGATGATCTACGACCACACGAGTTGGGGGGACTTGTATGTGACAGCCGACGGACGCGAGGAGAAGATCGGGCACGAGCAGATGCAACGAGCGGGTTTTGCCTCCTTGCCGCAAACGGCAACGGGAGTGCCGCTGCTGAGCTTTCACGAAGTGTGGCGCAGCCAGGAACAACACCAACCGGTAACGGCATTGCTTATTGATGATATTGACAATGATGGCAAGATGGAGTTGGTGTACTTCTATAAGGTGCTCCGCACTATGGGTGATACAAGCCGCGTTGTAGTCTATGAACATGTCGGTAACAACCAATATGTCGTTGATTGGGATACGGTGCTGCGGAATGGAGGGGGGTGGCCATACTGTATTTCTGATCTTGACAAAAATGGAAAAAAAGAGATCGCCATCATCTCTACCACAACTCCGGGCATTGCGTTTCTCGAATGCGACGGTCCCGGGCAGTATCGCATGTGTGAATCGAATATCATTTTCAGTTCACCCGGATATATTTTCAAGGCCATGGAATCTGATGTGAACCACAACGGGCGGAAGGAATTCTGTGTGCAGCACAGCAACCCGCAAGCCCCATCATGGATTGAGAAAACCCTCATTTACGTAGCGGAATTCTCCGTTCGGGGAATAGACGGCTCGTTTTCGTTCAGCACACAAGAGCTTGCACGCTATTATCCCTACACGTTCGATTTTGCGGTGGGGCAAATTGATGGCGGGGGAACAGACGAGATCGTTCCTGCCGGAGGCTCGTACGGCTTTCATGAACCGGTGCCGGTGGATTATCTCTGGCGAAGTCCCTCGGGGCAATGGCTGACACGGAAAATCCACACGGGATTAGAATCAGGCACGGGAGCCGTGATGTTTGTGAATACAGGAAGCGGCATGCCGAAGTTCTTCAGCGGTGCCCCTGGGCCAATAGGTCACGGCTCTGTCTTTCTTCTCGACTATGTCGCCGATACAACATGGCGTGTGGTGTTCGCCGATTCATCACTGCGTAACAGTCCACTATGGGTGAATTCCGGCATCCTCGATGGACAGTTTGTTGTGGCGGGTGCGAACACATATGATGTGACTCCGCTTGATACCACTTGGTCTGATTTGCACGTATATCTACCCGCCGGGCAAAAGATGGGAACGTGGCGATTGGACTCCGCATATCTCAACAATTTCTACTTTCTGGACATAGACCAAGACCAGAGAACTGACCTGATATTTGCTTGGACTTCCTTCCTGCCACCCATCATGTTTCGGCATTGTGTGCGTAACTATGAATCGGATTTTGTCACCTCAACCGAAAGGGGGCAAGACACCCGACCGTTGATATTTCGATTGGAACAGAATTATCCCAATCCGTTCAATCCGGTAACAACCATCGCCTACACCATTGCAACAAAGTGCCTTGTGCAACTTGAAATTGTCAATCTCTTAGGTCAACACGTAACAACACTGGTCAACGAAGAAAAGCCGGGTGGCAAGTACACCGTGCAATGGTCGGCGGCGGGCGTTCCCAGCGGCGTTTACCTTTACACGTTGCGAACATCAACTGTGCAGCTTACACGCAAGATGTTGCTCATCAAATGA
- a CDS encoding DUF302 domain-containing protein, producing the protein MQFRKKPQPGTKAARVNYGFTKTTTLQFDQAVEKVTDELKKEGFGVLTTIDVKETMKKKLDVDFRKYVILGACNPPFAFKALQAEKEIGLLLPCNVVVYEENGNSTVSIFDPMVMTQILGNDAMKPIAEEVQERLKRVLEAM; encoded by the coding sequence ATGCAATTCAGGAAGAAACCTCAACCAGGAACAAAGGCGGCAAGAGTGAACTACGGCTTTACCAAAACGACAACTCTGCAATTCGATCAAGCAGTGGAAAAAGTCACCGACGAACTCAAGAAAGAAGGCTTCGGCGTGCTGACAACCATCGACGTGAAAGAGACGATGAAGAAGAAGTTGGATGTCGATTTCAGGAAGTATGTGATTCTCGGCGCGTGCAACCCGCCCTTTGCGTTCAAAGCGCTGCAGGCCGAAAAAGAAATCGGCCTTCTGCTTCCTTGCAACGTTGTTGTGTATGAAGAGAACGGCAACTCGACAGTTTCCATCTTCGATCCGATGGTGATGACACAGATTCTCGGGAACGACGCGATGAAGCCGATTGCAGAGGAAGTTCAAGAGCGGCTGAAGCGCGTGCTTGAGGCGATGTAG
- a CDS encoding glycosyltransferase family 9 protein produces the protein MRSPRRILVVRTDRIGDVVLATPLIRALRQTFPDAFIGAMVRPYTRDVLLHNPHLNEIVVDDPAGEHAGRAGFWRQVRAMRRSRYDTALLLLPTERAAWMLFWAGIPRRVGVGTKLYGVLTFMKGVSRKKYIPLRHEADYCLDLGRKIGVETDDLSTEVFLTSDERERGMAILREAGVKEEDLIVGFHIGSGNSAPNWESAKYGELAEFLVRRTPKSLKIIFTDGTNNVSLPRNPHFIDLRAKLTLRELMSVLSHERVLLSSSTGPMHIAAALRVPTVSLFCPLTACSPTLWGPKGNDAEVILPHEGYCSRQCPGDPKVCRLDDPSIERVAEILLGRIPSESRVPQS, from the coding sequence ATGAGAAGCCCGCGCCGCATACTTGTCGTCCGTACCGACCGCATCGGTGATGTTGTGCTTGCCACGCCGCTGATCCGCGCGCTCCGGCAGACATTCCCCGACGCATTCATCGGCGCGATGGTACGTCCGTACACGCGTGATGTACTGCTGCACAATCCGCATCTCAATGAAATTGTCGTCGACGACCCGGCGGGGGAACATGCGGGCCGCGCAGGGTTCTGGCGGCAGGTACGGGCCATGCGCCGCAGCAGGTACGACACCGCGCTTCTGCTTCTTCCCACCGAACGCGCTGCATGGATGTTGTTTTGGGCAGGAATCCCGCGCCGCGTTGGCGTCGGGACGAAACTCTACGGCGTGCTGACGTTTATGAAAGGCGTAAGCCGGAAGAAGTACATTCCTCTGCGTCACGAAGCAGATTATTGTCTGGATTTAGGCAGGAAAATCGGTGTAGAGACCGACGATCTTTCCACTGAAGTCTTTCTCACATCTGACGAACGGGAGCGGGGTATGGCGATTCTACGGGAGGCCGGAGTGAAGGAAGAAGATCTGATCGTGGGGTTTCACATTGGAAGCGGCAACTCGGCTCCGAACTGGGAGTCTGCGAAATATGGTGAGTTGGCGGAGTTTCTCGTCCGTCGTACACCCAAATCTCTCAAGATCATCTTCACCGATGGAACGAACAATGTTTCTCTTCCCCGCAATCCGCACTTCATCGATCTGCGTGCAAAACTTACACTGCGGGAATTGATGAGCGTGCTTTCACATGAGCGTGTGCTGCTCTCTTCCAGCACCGGGCCGATGCATATCGCCGCAGCGCTGCGTGTGCCGACAGTCAGCTTGTTTTGTCCGCTTACAGCCTGCTCGCCGACACTGTGGGGGCCGAAGGGGAATGATGCCGAGGTGATTCTTCCTCACGAAGGATATTGCAGCAGACAGTGTCCGGGTGACCCGAAGGTATGCAGACTCGACGATCCCTCAATTGAGCGGGTTGCCGAAATCCTCCTCGGGAGAATTCCTTCAGAATCCCGCGTTCCGCAATCATAA